Proteins encoded by one window of Castor canadensis chromosome 2, mCasCan1.hap1v2, whole genome shotgun sequence:
- the Igfbp1 gene encoding insulin-like growth factor-binding protein 1 isoform X2: protein MPVVPTAGTWPVLLLLAVQVGVASSSSQPWRCAPCSAEKLALCPLVPASCRELSKPAGCGCCPMCALPLGAACGVATARCAQGLSCRALPGEPRPLHALTRGQGACVPEPAAPAAEAMSITESEEVKAPLTSENKSPESTEMTEEELLETFHLMASSREDQPILWNAISIYKSMRTQDDAKLKPCQRELYKVLDRLAEAQQKGGEEIYKFYLPNCNKNGFYHSKQCETSLDGEAGLCWCVYPWSGKRILGSLKIRGNPNCSQYFNLRD, encoded by the exons ATGCCCGTGGTCCCAACTGCCGGCACCTGGCCAGTTCTGCTCCTGCTGGCTGTCCAGGTTGGCGTGGCCTCCAGCTCTTCCCAGCCTTGGCGCTGTGCGCCCTGCTCCGCGGAGAAGCTGGCGCTTTGCCCGCTGGTGCCCGCTTCATGCCGGGAGCTCTCCAAACCCGCTGGTTGCGGCTGCTGCCCGATGTGCGCCCTTCCGCTGGGCGCCGCCTGCGGTGTGGCCACTGCGCGCTGCGCCCAAGGACTCAGCTGCCGCGCGCTGCCCGGGGAGCCTCGGCCACTGCATGCGCTCACCCGCGGCCAGGGCGCTTGCGTGCCTGAGCCTGCAGCTCCCGCCGCCGAGGCCATGTCCATCACAGAGAGCGAAG AGGTTAAAGCCCCTCTGACCTCTGAGAACAAGTCCCCAGAGAGCACAGAGATGACTGAGGAGGAGCTGCTGGAGACATTTCACTTGATGGCCTCCTCCAGGGAGGACCAGCCCATCCTCTGGAATGCCATTAGTATTTACAAAAGTATGAGGACCCAGGATGATGCCAAGCTCAAG CCCTGCCAACGAGAACTATACAAAGTGCTGGATAGATTGGCTGAGGCCCaacagaagggaggagaggaaatcTACAAATTTTATCTGCCAAACTGCAACAAGAATGGATTTTATCACAGCAAACAG TGTGAGACATCCTTGGATGGAGAGGCAGGACTTTGTTGGTGTGTCTACCCTTGGAGCGGGAAGAGGATCCTGGGGTCTCTGAAGATCAGAGGGAATCCCAACTGCTCCCAGTATTTTAATTTACGTGACTGA
- the Igfbp1 gene encoding insulin-like growth factor-binding protein 1 isoform X1, translating into MPVVPTAGTWPVLLLLAVQVGVASSSSQPWRCAPCSAEKLALCPLVPASCRELSKPAGCGCCPMCALPLGAACGVATARCAQGLSCRALPGEPRPLHALTRGQGACVPEPAAPAAEAMSITESEEVKAPLTSENKSPESTEMTEEELLETFHLMASSREDQPILWNAISIYKSMRTQDDAKLKKPCQRELYKVLDRLAEAQQKGGEEIYKFYLPNCNKNGFYHSKQCETSLDGEAGLCWCVYPWSGKRILGSLKIRGNPNCSQYFNLRD; encoded by the exons ATGCCCGTGGTCCCAACTGCCGGCACCTGGCCAGTTCTGCTCCTGCTGGCTGTCCAGGTTGGCGTGGCCTCCAGCTCTTCCCAGCCTTGGCGCTGTGCGCCCTGCTCCGCGGAGAAGCTGGCGCTTTGCCCGCTGGTGCCCGCTTCATGCCGGGAGCTCTCCAAACCCGCTGGTTGCGGCTGCTGCCCGATGTGCGCCCTTCCGCTGGGCGCCGCCTGCGGTGTGGCCACTGCGCGCTGCGCCCAAGGACTCAGCTGCCGCGCGCTGCCCGGGGAGCCTCGGCCACTGCATGCGCTCACCCGCGGCCAGGGCGCTTGCGTGCCTGAGCCTGCAGCTCCCGCCGCCGAGGCCATGTCCATCACAGAGAGCGAAG AGGTTAAAGCCCCTCTGACCTCTGAGAACAAGTCCCCAGAGAGCACAGAGATGACTGAGGAGGAGCTGCTGGAGACATTTCACTTGATGGCCTCCTCCAGGGAGGACCAGCCCATCCTCTGGAATGCCATTAGTATTTACAAAAGTATGAGGACCCAGGATGATGCCAAGCTCAAG AAGCCCTGCCAACGAGAACTATACAAAGTGCTGGATAGATTGGCTGAGGCCCaacagaagggaggagaggaaatcTACAAATTTTATCTGCCAAACTGCAACAAGAATGGATTTTATCACAGCAAACAG TGTGAGACATCCTTGGATGGAGAGGCAGGACTTTGTTGGTGTGTCTACCCTTGGAGCGGGAAGAGGATCCTGGGGTCTCTGAAGATCAGAGGGAATCCCAACTGCTCCCAGTATTTTAATTTACGTGACTGA